The Paenibacillus macerans genome includes a window with the following:
- a CDS encoding Imm7 family immunity protein, protein MYQYHGWAVVLESTGDEANNEREINIVETVKKYIEDLQPNVDVLDIKAINGQYHLWMTGLWNHEPSSKFSPVEIMKNIGIIAPGSYGMLYVFNDEHPKHFNEFKVYVLARGNVEEKHDPFLSPLIPVVSDDSEF, encoded by the coding sequence ATGTATCAATACCATGGTTGGGCGGTCGTTTTAGAAAGTACTGGTGATGAGGCAAATAATGAAAGAGAAATAAATATTGTTGAAACAGTTAAAAAGTATATTGAAGATTTGCAGCCGAATGTAGATGTGTTAGACATAAAGGCGATAAATGGACAATATCATCTTTGGATGACGGGATTATGGAATCATGAGCCTTCATCAAAATTTAGTCCAGTGGAAATAATGAAGAATATAGGGATTATTGCACCCGGCTCATATGGTATGCTCTATGTTTTTAATGATGAGCACCCAAAACATTTTAATGAGTTTAAAGTATATGTTCTTGCGAGAGGGAACGTTGAAGAAAAACATGACCCGTTTTTGTCGCCATTAATACCGGTTGTATCTGATGACTCCGAATTTTAG
- a CDS encoding GIY-YIG nuclease family protein: MRGKSIKLYIMGEKYKNLKTAELSNWTGKAYIGQRKHVQMLQNIEELASPGIYLLISELEDSYQKRIYIGEADEVNGRLSEQFKKKDWWSDFVIFISKDTNLTKSHVRYLERELYEIAIENKTTIETTNGNTPPGSKLPTSECDDMDDFNENIIFVLSNLGILDFTKTQVTDEDINNRRKQESDIFYLNVPGAKGEVTKEAKLIIVEGTYRLLSGSYIRKDHVNSFASHNYAKLRKQLEEEGFFEPSESESYFKLCRHVDFKSPSAAAAIVRNSSMNGRKEWRLKGGVSLDEYENRL; the protein is encoded by the coding sequence ATGAGAGGTAAATCAATTAAGTTATATATTATGGGTGAAAAATATAAAAATTTAAAAACAGCAGAACTAAGTAATTGGACAGGTAAGGCATACATTGGGCAAAGAAAACACGTTCAAATGCTTCAAAATATAGAAGAGTTAGCTTCTCCCGGTATCTATTTATTGATTTCTGAACTTGAAGATTCCTATCAAAAGAGAATATACATTGGGGAAGCGGACGAAGTAAATGGAAGACTATCTGAGCAGTTTAAAAAGAAGGATTGGTGGAGCGACTTTGTAATATTTATTAGTAAAGACACTAATTTAACCAAGTCACACGTCAGATATCTTGAAAGAGAACTATATGAAATTGCAATAGAAAATAAGACCACTATTGAGACAACTAACGGAAATACTCCGCCAGGATCGAAACTACCTACTTCTGAATGTGATGACATGGATGATTTTAATGAGAATATTATATTTGTCTTGAGCAATTTAGGTATTTTAGATTTTACTAAAACTCAAGTAACTGATGAAGATATCAATAACAGGAGAAAGCAAGAAAGTGACATTTTTTATTTGAACGTACCAGGAGCTAAAGGTGAGGTTACAAAAGAGGCAAAGCTAATAATCGTAGAAGGAACATACAGGCTCCTAAGCGGTTCCTATATTCGAAAGGATCATGTTAATAGTTTTGCTAGCCATAACTACGCAAAATTAAGAAAGCAACTTGAAGAGGAAGGGTTTTTTGAGCCTTCAGAAAGTGAGAGTTATTTTAAATTGTGTAGGCATGTTGACTTTAAATCTCCATCTGCAGCAGCTGCTATTGTAAGAAACAGCTCAATGAATGGTAGGAAAGAGTGGAGATTAAAAGGTGGAGTAAGTTTAGATGAGTATGAAAATAGATTGTAG
- a CDS encoding type I restriction endonuclease subunit R, producing MTSYAESDLEQAAIEWFEELNYSKAYGPEISPEGEYPERLLYSDVILTDRLRDALTRINPGVPCEAIEEAIRIVEVPQSPSLLVNNRAFQRMITDGIDAEYRTPAGENRVAKVWLFATEPGRVEENDFLVVNQFTVIETSEKRPDIVIFVNGIPLVVMELKSASNEEVGISEAYNQIQTYKSSIPSLFTYNSFMVISDGVNARAGTLTADAERFMMWRTIDGSDVAPSSVPQLEVLIKGMFDKQRLMDLIKHFVLFQTDGEQVTKILAGYHQFHATNKAIASTERATETEGDRKIGVIWHTQGSGKSLSMVFYAGKLVLTMDNPTIVVVTDRNDLDDQLFATFSKSQDLLRQTPKQAENRKHLRELLAVESGGVIFTTVHKFSTEGDEDTFPELTARKNVIVIADEAHRSQYGFQAEMVVSEQTGEANIKYGYAKYMRDALPNASYIGFTGTPVELSDKNTPAVFGDYIDIYDMNRAVEDGTTVKIYYESRVARLNLSEAERPVIDSTYEEITEYQEITQKEKLKSKWARLEALAGAEKRIKAIAKDMVAHYEQRQEGMFGKAMIVVMSRRIAIDLYKAIVELRPDWHSDDDSKGKIKIVMTGTSSDPEEWQKFIGTKRRREYFAKRMKDLNDPLQIVIVRDMWLTGFDVPSMSTMYIDKPMKGHNLMQAIARVNRVFRDKPGGLIVDYIGIADMLKSALQQYTELDRRTAGIDTDEAVDVMLERLDLLHDLLHGHDYGKFNSPKASDRMKAIVETVDYVLGLGEEGKRNFAKWVTELAKAYALCATTPAAEAVNVEISFLKAVKSGMFKLITTDNRKKTTAELDAELNQLISKSIISEEVVDILEAVGLQKPNIAILSDEFLESVRGLKQKNLAVELLRRLLQDKVKSFQRVSIVQSRKFSEMLDESIRKYNNRTIETTQIIEELIQMAKDVNQAVKRGEDMGMIQEELAFYDALASNQSAKELMGDLMLKQIAHELTQSIKNNITVDWTLRQNVRAQMRVTVRRLLKKYGYPPDLEQLAIDMVLKQAEVMSTMAAEEFRY from the coding sequence ATTACATCTTATGCAGAGAGCGACCTGGAGCAAGCGGCGATAGAATGGTTTGAAGAATTGAACTACAGCAAGGCGTACGGGCCGGAGATTTCGCCGGAAGGCGAATATCCGGAGCGCCTATTATACAGTGATGTGATCCTGACGGATCGGCTGCGGGATGCATTAACCCGCATCAACCCGGGCGTGCCGTGTGAAGCGATTGAAGAAGCGATCCGCATCGTGGAGGTTCCGCAGAGCCCCAGCCTGCTCGTGAACAACCGCGCTTTCCAGCGGATGATTACCGACGGGATCGATGCGGAGTACCGTACGCCGGCGGGCGAGAACCGTGTCGCCAAAGTGTGGCTTTTTGCCACTGAACCTGGCCGGGTGGAAGAGAACGACTTTCTTGTCGTCAATCAGTTTACAGTGATTGAAACCAGCGAGAAACGTCCGGATATCGTCATATTCGTGAACGGCATACCGCTGGTGGTCATGGAGCTGAAGAGCGCCTCGAACGAAGAAGTGGGGATCAGTGAAGCCTACAATCAAATTCAGACATACAAGAGCAGCATTCCTTCTCTATTTACATATAACTCGTTTATGGTCATTAGCGATGGCGTAAATGCTAGGGCAGGCACACTTACGGCGGATGCCGAGCGATTCATGATGTGGCGGACGATTGACGGGAGCGATGTCGCTCCTTCCTCCGTACCTCAGCTCGAAGTACTGATTAAAGGCATGTTTGACAAACAGCGGCTGATGGACCTGATCAAGCATTTTGTGCTGTTTCAGACGGATGGGGAGCAGGTTACCAAAATACTGGCCGGGTATCATCAATTCCATGCGACAAACAAAGCGATAGCAAGTACGGAGCGGGCGACGGAGACGGAAGGCGACCGCAAGATCGGCGTCATCTGGCACACCCAGGGCTCGGGGAAAAGCTTGTCCATGGTGTTTTATGCCGGCAAGCTGGTGCTGACCATGGACAATCCGACGATCGTTGTGGTAACCGATCGCAACGACCTGGACGATCAGTTATTCGCCACCTTCAGCAAGTCGCAGGATCTGCTGCGCCAGACCCCCAAGCAGGCGGAGAACCGTAAGCATCTGCGCGAACTGCTGGCGGTAGAGTCGGGGGGCGTTATTTTCACAACCGTTCATAAGTTTAGCACCGAAGGGGATGAGGATACCTTTCCCGAGCTGACGGCGCGTAAAAACGTAATCGTTATTGCCGATGAAGCGCATCGCAGCCAGTACGGATTTCAGGCTGAGATGGTGGTGAGCGAGCAGACCGGCGAAGCGAACATCAAATACGGCTATGCCAAATATATGCGTGACGCCCTGCCCAATGCCTCCTACATCGGATTTACGGGAACGCCGGTTGAGCTTTCGGACAAGAACACACCGGCCGTTTTTGGGGATTACATTGATATTTACGATATGAACCGCGCCGTTGAGGACGGCACAACGGTCAAAATTTATTATGAAAGCCGTGTAGCCCGCCTGAACTTGTCCGAGGCCGAACGTCCGGTCATCGACAGTACCTATGAGGAAATTACCGAGTATCAGGAGATCACGCAGAAGGAAAAGCTCAAATCCAAATGGGCCCGGCTGGAAGCGTTGGCCGGTGCGGAGAAACGGATCAAAGCGATTGCCAAGGATATGGTTGCCCACTACGAACAGCGCCAGGAAGGCATGTTTGGTAAAGCGATGATCGTTGTCATGTCGCGCCGCATTGCAATCGATCTGTATAAAGCGATTGTGGAGCTGCGTCCCGACTGGCACAGCGATGATGATAGCAAGGGCAAGATCAAAATCGTGATGACCGGTACATCCAGCGACCCGGAAGAATGGCAGAAATTTATCGGGACGAAGCGGCGGCGGGAGTATTTTGCCAAACGAATGAAGGATCTGAATGACCCGCTGCAGATCGTCATTGTGCGTGATATGTGGCTGACCGGCTTCGATGTGCCGTCCATGAGTACGATGTACATCGACAAACCGATGAAAGGTCATAACTTGATGCAGGCGATTGCGCGGGTGAATCGTGTCTTCCGCGATAAGCCGGGCGGATTGATTGTGGACTATATCGGGATTGCCGATATGCTGAAGTCGGCTCTGCAGCAGTATACCGAGCTGGATCGCCGGACAGCGGGCATTGATACGGACGAGGCTGTTGATGTCATGCTTGAGAGGCTCGACTTGCTGCATGATCTGCTTCATGGGCATGATTACGGCAAGTTCAATTCGCCTAAAGCGTCGGACCGGATGAAAGCGATTGTAGAGACGGTGGATTATGTGCTTGGGCTGGGGGAAGAAGGGAAGCGGAATTTCGCCAAGTGGGTTACGGAGCTGGCCAAAGCTTATGCTTTATGCGCGACGACACCGGCGGCAGAAGCGGTGAATGTGGAAATCAGCTTCCTGAAAGCGGTCAAGTCGGGGATGTTCAAACTCATTACGACCGACAACCGAAAAAAGACGACGGCCGAACTGGATGCCGAGCTGAATCAGCTGATCTCCAAATCGATCATATCCGAAGAAGTGGTCGATATCCTCGAGGCGGTCGGTTTACAGAAACCGAATATTGCGATCCTTTCGGATGAGTTTCTTGAAAGCGTACGTGGACTAAAGCAAAAGAATCTGGCAGTTGAGCTGCTTCGCCGACTCCTGCAGGATAAAGTGAAGTCTTTCCAGAGGGTGAGCATTGTTCAGTCCCGCAAGTTTTCAGAAATGCTGGATGAGTCGATTCGCAAATACAACAACCGCACGATTGAGACTACCCAGATCATTGAAGAGCTCATTCAGATGGCAAAAGACGTAAACCAGGCTGTGAAGCGCGGAGAAGATATGGGGATGATTCAGGAGGAACTGGCCTTTTACGATGCGCTCGCCTCCAATCAATCGGCCAAGGAATTAATGGGTGATCTGATGCTCAAACAGATTGCGCATGAATTGACACAGTCGATCAAGAACAATATTACCGTGGACTGGACACTGCGCCAGAACGTACGCGCCCAGATGAGAGTAACGGTAAGGCGGCTGTTGAAGAAATACGGTTATCCGCCGGATCTGGAACAGCTTGCTATCGACATGGTGCTAAAACAGGCGGAAGTGATGAGCACGATGGCAGCGGAAGAGTTCCGTTATTAG
- a CDS encoding N-6 DNA methylase: MIETFWNICLNHDLKTRDHLLREAVRVVKMKQYIDQVSTEREVLENDPEKLFIKMKDKLGTMELGHFPGDRELFFKLYHAGKDMDLLEYGLQTIRQDRVIASLQVHSSVFGAFIDHATRPASQSWLIAEAEKFLDGLSRYTPRVTSNRLTLLTENYVLGRLLKTYFADREHIQVVQGSIYQPLPLSESYDAILAVPNFGLKLDDSDMELREAEGAALQHLSPLLASGGTLTAVLPARMMFQSGAIGAWRQRMNELTPVQAIYSLPDGLFRPYTSVKTYFAIFGNTSPDTEVKLGRYALKSSLLKEEKAIALKAAAFKELTDWRIELLLEQDSRMLAAFQQAAVPKLKLKAVADIFRGKSILKQDLRPGSIYVLNISNLEDGEVMLEHLETIQEEERKVKRYEVQPGDVVMTCRGTQAKLAVFPQHTRMVIASANIIVIRFREQIHSLYAKIFLESPAGMALIQSFQRGTTVMNLNPADVGEIEIPLLSMDRQLAVSEQYMKEKKLYKETLQAATKRWEQQREQIYTALY; the protein is encoded by the coding sequence TTGATTGAAACCTTTTGGAATATCTGTTTAAACCATGATTTGAAAACTCGTGACCACTTGTTGCGTGAGGCGGTCCGGGTGGTCAAGATGAAACAATACATAGATCAAGTCTCAACAGAGAGGGAAGTACTCGAAAACGACCCGGAAAAGTTGTTCATAAAGATGAAAGATAAACTTGGCACCATGGAGCTAGGGCATTTTCCGGGTGACCGTGAATTATTTTTCAAGCTTTATCATGCTGGTAAAGATATGGATTTACTGGAATACGGATTGCAGACGATCCGGCAGGATCGGGTCATTGCTTCCTTACAGGTACACTCCAGTGTCTTTGGCGCTTTTATAGATCATGCGACCAGGCCCGCTTCTCAAAGTTGGCTTATTGCTGAAGCGGAAAAATTTCTGGATGGCTTGTCCCGATACACGCCCCGGGTCACATCCAATCGGCTGACTCTACTAACCGAAAACTATGTGTTAGGCAGACTGTTGAAAACATATTTTGCGGATAGGGAGCATATTCAGGTGGTTCAAGGCTCCATCTACCAGCCGCTACCGCTGTCTGAATCTTATGATGCGATTCTGGCGGTCCCCAATTTTGGTTTGAAACTGGACGACAGCGATATGGAACTGCGGGAAGCGGAAGGAGCAGCTTTGCAGCATTTATCTCCACTGCTGGCTTCGGGAGGAACGTTGACGGCTGTTCTGCCGGCACGGATGATGTTTCAGTCCGGTGCTATCGGGGCCTGGCGGCAGCGAATGAATGAGCTTACTCCTGTCCAAGCGATCTATAGTCTTCCGGACGGGTTATTCAGGCCTTATACTTCGGTGAAAACGTATTTTGCCATATTCGGGAACACTTCTCCGGACACAGAAGTTAAGTTGGGACGTTATGCATTAAAGTCTTCTTTATTAAAAGAAGAGAAGGCTATCGCTCTGAAAGCCGCGGCGTTTAAAGAATTGACGGATTGGCGGATTGAACTGCTGCTGGAGCAGGACAGCCGCATGTTGGCCGCCTTTCAGCAGGCGGCGGTGCCTAAGCTGAAGCTGAAGGCCGTGGCCGATATTTTTCGGGGAAAGTCGATTCTGAAGCAGGACCTGCGCCCAGGCTCCATCTACGTCCTGAATATCTCTAATCTGGAAGACGGTGAAGTTATGTTGGAGCATCTGGAGACCATTCAGGAAGAAGAGCGGAAAGTGAAACGTTATGAAGTTCAGCCGGGAGATGTTGTGATGACCTGCCGCGGGACGCAGGCGAAGCTGGCGGTATTCCCACAGCATACCCGGATGGTCATCGCTTCCGCAAATATCATTGTCATTCGTTTCCGGGAGCAAATTCACAGCTTGTATGCGAAAATATTTCTGGAAAGCCCGGCAGGCATGGCCCTGATTCAAAGCTTCCAACGGGGAACTACGGTAATGAACCTGAATCCGGCGGATGTCGGTGAAATCGAGATTCCCTTGTTGTCTATGGACAGACAACTGGCAGTCAGCGAGCAGTATATGAAAGAAAAAAAACTGTATAAGGAGACTTTGCAAGCTGCCACCAAGCGTTGGGAGCAGCAGCGAGAACAGATCTATACAGCACTATATTGA
- a CDS encoding restriction endonuclease subunit S, whose protein sequence is MSFDNLMWEKTKWGEIASLEYGKALKDYKNKTTGYPVFGTNGPIGYTDKMMSRGPGVIIGRKGAYRGVHYTDSAFYVIDTAYFLKPIKNNLDLKWAYYNLKNTDINNLDSGSAIPSTSRSDFYALDTLLPSIKEQIKIRDLLSSLDNKIELNNAINKNLEEMAQALFKRWFIDFEFPNESGEPYKSDGGEFEESELGLIPKGWKVKKLEYICRIDTTSVTPSATPDETFELYSIPAYDEGKFPVFEAGSTIKSNKYKVNKGSVLISKLNPQTKRVWAPLCLTPDAVSSTEFINFLSLNSGNRGFLYSLLDSESFYTYLCSNTTGSTNSRQRVLPKSTLDFRFVFPDNEEVVYQFSKMIENYLNLMQTLIYENRKLAILRDTLLPKLMSGEIRVPLVEQEQVTG, encoded by the coding sequence TTGAGTTTTGATAATTTAATGTGGGAGAAAACAAAGTGGGGAGAAATTGCAAGCTTAGAGTACGGGAAAGCACTAAAAGACTATAAAAATAAAACTACAGGCTATCCTGTTTTTGGGACTAATGGTCCGATTGGATACACGGATAAGATGATGTCAAGGGGACCAGGGGTAATTATTGGAAGAAAAGGAGCCTACAGAGGTGTTCATTATACAGATAGTGCATTTTACGTCATTGATACTGCATACTTCCTCAAGCCCATAAAAAATAACTTAGATTTAAAGTGGGCCTACTATAATCTAAAAAATACGGATATAAACAATCTTGATTCTGGTTCAGCAATACCATCTACAAGCAGAAGTGATTTTTATGCTCTTGATACTTTATTACCTAGCATAAAAGAGCAAATAAAAATCAGAGATTTGTTGAGCTCTTTAGATAATAAAATCGAACTCAACAACGCCATCAACAAAAATCTAGAAGAAATGGCCCAAGCTCTCTTTAAACGCTGGTTTATTGATTTTGAATTTCCAAATGAAAGTGGTGAACCTTACAAGTCCGATGGGGGAGAGTTTGAGGAAAGTGAACTGGGATTGATTCCGAAAGGCTGGAAAGTTAAAAAACTTGAATATATATGTAGAATTGATACCACATCGGTCACTCCTTCAGCTACACCAGATGAGACTTTTGAGCTTTATAGTATTCCAGCTTACGATGAAGGGAAATTCCCTGTTTTCGAAGCAGGATCTACTATAAAAAGTAATAAGTACAAGGTGAATAAAGGATCTGTTTTAATTTCAAAATTAAATCCACAAACAAAAAGAGTATGGGCCCCCCTGTGTCTTACACCAGATGCTGTGTCTTCTACAGAATTCATTAATTTTTTGTCTCTAAATTCTGGAAACAGGGGTTTTTTATATTCTTTGTTGGATAGTGAGTCATTCTACACATACCTCTGTTCAAATACTACTGGTTCTACTAATAGTAGGCAGCGAGTATTACCAAAAAGTACTTTGGATTTTCGTTTCGTATTTCCTGACAATGAAGAAGTCGTTTATCAATTTAGTAAGATGATAGAAAATTATTTAAATTTAATGCAAACTCTGATTTATGAAAATCGGAAACTTGCAATTTTACGTGACACCCTTCTCCCCAAACTCATGTCCGGAGAAATTCGTGTCCCGCTGGTTGAGCAGGAGCAAGTAACGGGCTAG
- a CDS encoding restriction endonuclease fold toxin: MELKVDPARINGLADEVRRLEQQFGDQVTVTLKRVSELASRTSSAYSEPGVRSAISEVERRMERIRQLSREIGDELRTKEKTLRWAANEYTRQEQESFLKAKRVKLPVTLNPFDAFPTTSGNKTSVFPLPFSAFSLFSRAAVYLPITVEPLTKELTLDPENYSDEVLKLQERLQELGYELEASGYFDSATLATVNRYKEKYGLDNAGDRQGIVDENVWRTLFGTLSGLLTVQMHGQTYSEPVKMAQLRLQELGFEVEANGYFDEATVRALEGFREVYEKDQNGLKGVIGPATWQALFNIPKVEPVEESKSEPQYYITSVDPRSYSMDDVLSRDDPEVRERLKQTYWADLTKEEQDRIYNELKELEKKEENEMRQKQSGIGNPFFANLMVGGSNAVVNAINTASAGLPELLAEWIMGPEPEGYVNPLDDPYGKGVGEAAGNVVGFFLPFKYLKAVKTPAALSKLSPTVVRSMTAGAIFGTATEASDAVTDFKNDGDQDLTGRAQNIALDTAMAGAGDVTFTYAFKLVSSALKSTAGQKLTEWLKRSEVDEVPATQRKLETPASNNVAEGAGDAASRLVSGKGIYTQYSGGLKQSAKEDAGADLLAEKLGGQSRMIFNNDPKGREFDVVSDQYIGQTKTSMNSLSSQFREQAKATIEAAIETGRKAYFHFETAPVDNVIRQLREYEKRYDVEIIIDISPF, from the coding sequence TTGGAACTGAAGGTCGATCCGGCCCGCATTAACGGGCTCGCAGACGAAGTACGCCGGTTGGAGCAACAGTTCGGGGATCAAGTCACAGTTACGCTAAAAAGGGTATCCGAGTTAGCCAGTAGAACAAGTTCGGCTTATTCCGAGCCGGGAGTCCGCTCCGCAATATCTGAAGTGGAGCGGCGGATGGAGCGGATTCGGCAGCTGTCCCGGGAGATCGGCGACGAATTGCGCACGAAAGAGAAAACGCTGCGCTGGGCGGCGAACGAGTATACTCGCCAAGAGCAGGAGTCCTTTTTGAAGGCGAAGCGGGTGAAACTTCCGGTTACCTTAAACCCATTTGACGCGTTCCCCACGACTTCAGGGAATAAAACGAGCGTCTTTCCTTTGCCGTTTTCGGCGTTTTCCTTATTCTCCCGGGCTGCGGTTTATCTTCCTATCACCGTGGAGCCGCTTACGAAAGAACTGACCCTTGACCCGGAGAATTACAGCGACGAAGTGCTAAAACTGCAGGAAAGATTGCAAGAGCTGGGATATGAGCTGGAAGCGAGCGGGTATTTTGACTCGGCTACGCTGGCAACTGTTAATCGGTACAAAGAAAAATACGGACTGGACAATGCTGGCGATCGGCAAGGAATCGTGGATGAAAACGTTTGGCGGACCTTGTTTGGGACACTGAGCGGGCTGCTGACGGTGCAAATGCACGGTCAGACCTATTCCGAGCCGGTGAAAATGGCGCAGCTGCGGTTGCAAGAACTCGGTTTTGAAGTCGAGGCGAACGGCTATTTTGATGAAGCTACCGTACGTGCGTTGGAGGGATTCCGGGAGGTTTACGAGAAGGATCAAAACGGGCTCAAGGGCGTAATCGGGCCGGCAACCTGGCAGGCGCTGTTTAATATTCCGAAAGTGGAACCGGTTGAGGAATCCAAGAGCGAGCCGCAATACTATATCACGTCGGTAGATCCGCGAAGCTATTCGATGGACGACGTACTAAGCCGCGATGATCCGGAAGTTCGGGAGCGGCTGAAGCAGACCTATTGGGCAGATTTGACCAAGGAAGAACAAGACAGGATATATAACGAGCTAAAAGAGCTTGAGAAAAAAGAAGAAAACGAGATGCGGCAAAAACAAAGCGGCATCGGCAATCCTTTTTTCGCGAACCTAATGGTCGGCGGGTCGAATGCTGTGGTGAACGCAATCAACACGGCCTCGGCAGGATTGCCGGAGCTGCTTGCCGAATGGATTATGGGACCGGAACCGGAAGGTTACGTAAATCCGCTGGATGATCCGTACGGCAAAGGAGTTGGCGAAGCTGCCGGGAATGTGGTCGGGTTCTTTTTGCCCTTTAAATATTTGAAGGCAGTGAAAACCCCGGCGGCTCTCTCCAAGCTATCGCCGACGGTGGTCAGATCCATGACGGCGGGAGCGATCTTCGGCACGGCCACCGAAGCGTCTGACGCGGTAACCGACTTCAAGAATGACGGCGACCAAGACCTAACAGGCCGCGCCCAAAATATCGCCCTGGATACCGCTATGGCCGGAGCCGGGGACGTGACCTTCACTTATGCGTTTAAGCTCGTTTCCAGCGCGCTCAAGAGCACCGCGGGACAAAAGCTGACCGAGTGGTTGAAGCGTTCGGAAGTGGATGAGGTGCCGGCAACGCAAAGAAAGTTGGAGACGCCGGCTTCGAATAATGTGGCTGAGGGAGCGGGTGATGCTGCTTCTAGATTAGTTAGTGGTAAAGGTATCTATACCCAGTATTCAGGGGGACTAAAGCAGTCTGCTAAAGAAGATGCAGGTGCGGATTTGCTTGCAGAAAAACTTGGTGGACAGTCTCGAATGATATTTAATAATGACCCAAAAGGTCGAGAGTTTGATGTAGTTTCTGACCAGTACATTGGTCAAACTAAGACTTCAATGAATAGTCTAAGTTCTCAATTTAGGGAACAGGCAAAAGCAACCATTGAGGCTGCTATTGAAACAGGTCGAAAGGCATACTTTCACTTTGAGACAGCACCTGTTGATAATGTAATTAGACAATTAAGAGAATATGAGAAGAGATACGACGTTGAGATTATTATTGACATCTCGCCATTTTAA
- a CDS encoding type I restriction-modification system subunit M — MATANIGFEEKLWTLADKLRGSMDAAEYKHVALGLLFLKYVSDAFEERYKELENEPYADVEDRDEYLAENIFWVPKEARWSHIQANAKKPEIGQIIDQAMIAIEKENPSLKGVLPKDFARPALDKTRLGEVIDLFSFKVGDKDSRSKDVLGRVYEYFLSKFASAEGKNGGEFYTPSSVVRLLVEMIEPFKGRVYDPCCGSGGMFVQSEKFVEEHNGKIGDIAVYGQESNPTTWRLCKMNLAIRGIDGNLGEYNADTFHNDLHKNVKADFILANPPFNISDWGGQRLVDDPRWSYGVPPVGNANYAWIQHIVSKLSPNGVAGFVLANGSMSTSTTSELEIRSKLVDADRVDCIVTLPGQLFYSTQIPVCLWFIAKNKAPKGLRDRRGEVLFIDARKMGHMVDRTHRELSSEDIRKIADTYHAWRGQAEAGEYEDVKGFCKAAKQSEVQEHEYILTPGRYVGIEDAEEDSEPFEDKMVRLTSELAEQFAKSRQLEDEIRKQLGGIGFEF, encoded by the coding sequence ATGGCAACGGCTAATATCGGATTTGAAGAGAAACTGTGGACACTCGCGGACAAGCTGCGCGGCAGCATGGATGCCGCGGAATACAAGCATGTCGCGCTTGGATTACTATTTTTGAAATACGTATCGGACGCATTTGAAGAGAGATACAAGGAATTGGAAAATGAACCTTACGCGGATGTCGAGGACCGGGACGAATATCTTGCGGAGAATATTTTCTGGGTGCCAAAGGAAGCGCGCTGGAGCCATATTCAGGCCAACGCCAAGAAGCCGGAAATCGGGCAAATCATAGACCAAGCGATGATCGCCATTGAGAAGGAAAACCCTTCCCTAAAAGGTGTACTCCCAAAAGATTTCGCTCGTCCAGCATTGGATAAGACCCGTTTGGGTGAAGTCATTGACCTCTTTTCATTCAAAGTAGGGGACAAAGACAGCCGCTCCAAAGATGTGCTTGGCCGTGTATATGAATACTTCCTGAGTAAATTTGCCAGCGCGGAAGGCAAGAATGGTGGCGAGTTTTATACACCATCCAGTGTTGTTCGTCTTCTGGTTGAAATGATCGAACCGTTTAAAGGCAGAGTATATGACCCCTGCTGCGGTTCAGGCGGTATGTTTGTGCAAAGCGAGAAGTTCGTTGAAGAGCATAATGGTAAAATTGGCGATATTGCCGTCTATGGACAGGAATCCAACCCAACCACCTGGCGCCTGTGCAAAATGAATCTGGCGATCCGTGGAATTGATGGCAACTTGGGTGAGTACAACGCGGATACGTTTCATAATGATCTGCACAAAAATGTAAAGGCTGACTTTATTTTGGCGAATCCGCCGTTTAACATCAGCGATTGGGGCGGACAGCGGCTGGTTGATGATCCGCGCTGGAGTTATGGTGTTCCGCCTGTGGGTAATGCCAACTATGCTTGGATTCAGCATATTGTATCTAAGCTATCGCCAAACGGCGTTGCCGGGTTTGTCCTGGCGAACGGCTCCATGTCCACCAGTACGACAAGCGAACTGGAAATTCGTAGTAAGCTCGTTGATGCTGATCGGGTAGACTGTATTGTAACTTTGCCTGGGCAGTTGTTTTATTCTACACAAATTCCGGTATGCCTCTGGTTTATAGCGAAAAATAAAGCGCCAAAAGGTCTGCGTGATCGCCGTGGAGAAGTCCTATTCATCGATGCTCGTAAAATGGGGCATATGGTAGATCGTACCCACAGGGAACTTAGCTCGGAGGATATCAGAAAGATTGCGGATACGTACCACGCATGGCGCGGCCAGGCTGAAGCGGGAGAGTACGAGGATGTTAAAGGCTTTTGCAAAGCAGCCAAGCAGAGTGAAGTGCAGGAACATGAATATATTTTGACGCCTGGTCGTTATGTTGGGATTGAGGATGCCGAAGAGGATAGCGAGCCTTTCGAAGATAAGATGGTACGCCTGACAAGTGAACTGGCTGAGCAATTTGCAAAATCCCGTCAGTTGGAGGATGAGATTCGGAAGCAGTTGGGGGGGATTGGGTTTGAGTTTTGA